TGCGTCTTCGCGAGATGAGGTACGTCAAACGACGGTCTCGCGCGTTCTTGTGTAACTACTTGCAAAACATGCGGCAACTTTTGTTGCGAAATCAATTGGCGGCCGTTAACAGTACTTCTTTTTTCACGGGGGGCCCCCGTGGAAAAATCGTCTGCTAGCGGTGTACTCGCGTCTTCTGCTAGCTCGCCGCTGCTCGGCCAGCTAAGAAACTCGTGGCTCGCATATGATGACCCCGCGGAACACAGGGAGATTCGCGCAATTTGCATATTACATAACACCGAGGAAGGCCCGGCTTTTTGGCCAAGGCGGCATTGTTCAAGCGGAGATTAAAGTGAACGGAACACGGTAACCTGACGACACCCGGGGACCATTACATAACCGTTATCAACGGCGCCGTTTAACCTCGAAAAGGAACGGGGATAGATTCGAAATGGGCGTTAGAATTGAAAATTACCGTGTACTAACCAGTAGCCGTTTGATCCCCGTCGCCGTTCAGCAATGAGATTTTCATGTTCCCGTTTTCTGCTGAGACCTCGATTTGTGCGCCCAGTGTCATCTCCCTCTAACAATTCTTTTCGAATTTTCACACGCCTCCCGACTCAACCCGGCACGTTCCGATCCCACAGTAACACGCACACACACCTCTCAAGAAGTCGGCCTGAAACGATGCTCGTCTCTTTTCACGAGGCAGCACACTAACTCCGGAATACACTGGAACCGCTTTTCTCTACTGCACGTGCATTTCGAACGAAGTACAAAGTCTAATGTGCACGATTGGTCCCCATCTCTACGGCTTATCGAGCCGGACTCGTTTATTGGGCTGCCCGGTCACGTGACCTACCCCTGATTTCATACAGAGTGTCCCCTATTTGCTGTTGCCGGTGGAACACACCAAACCTCGTAGGGTTCTGAAGTTGAATCTTACCGGGACCTGCCTTTGATTGGCAGCAATTGTTCAATATGGAGGAATTGTACAGGCCGCATTAAAATTACTAGATAACGAATTCCTAACCTTATGCGCTATCATTTGAATAGGTAATGCTACGCATTCTGTACTGTGATAAATCTAACGTAACGATATTCAATTGTTTCAGGGGATATAAGAATAGTTTAAGCGGGCAGAACGAGTCTTTCGGttcatttaaatgaaacgtttctTCAGTTTTAGGGGCAGGTTAAGTAATTGAAAATGTCGGCAGAAGAACAATCAGATTTACGCTTGGGACCAGATCCTAATGTCACTTACCCGATACAAGTACAATATTGCGGGAACTGCTCTCTTCCCATCGAGGTGAGACTTCGTTGGTCTCGAAGTATAAGCGGTTGCAGTTTATATTGCATGACAcggtaattgtatttaaatatttttcatactcGGTCCATTTTCTTCCATACTGCAGTACTGCGAGTATTATCCAGAATATGAAAAATGCAAGCAATGGTTGGAAAGGAATTTGCCGACGGAGTTCGAGAAAGTGAAGTTAGGTAATTCTTGTAATCATCTGTCAAAATATTTATCATGAAAAATGTTGATTACTATTTGTATTGATCGTTTTATTAATTGATAGTTGAAGACAATACCACTGAAGCGGGTGGAGGTGAGGATGAAAAGAAAAGGCAGAAACGCGGTGGGAAAGGTATGTTGAAGACCAAGAAGAAAGAAGACGTTCCTAAGTTAGTGACCGTGTCTAGAGCACctagaggaaaaaagaaatctGTCACTGTTGTGACTGGACTAAGTACTTTTGGTAATACAGAAAACATTTCTAATGGTAgcttctcagtttaatcattgtACTATAgtgttatttcttatttttagacATTGATCTGAAAGTGGCTGCAAAGTTTTTTGGTAGTAAGTTTGCATGTGGATCCAGTGTAACAGGAGACGACGAAATAGTTATACAAGGGGATGTGAAAGATGATTTGTTCGAGGTGATTCCAGAAAAGTGGCCACaggtaaatataattagtacTCTATGTGTAACTGAAAGTGATATAATTCAACGTGTATTGCATTTTTAGATCGATGAAGATTCTATAGATGACCTTGGTGATCAAAAAAGATAATGGATCAATTAAAAGTCTTACATGcacaattgtatttaatattatactatttccatgtttattatgaataaaatgtacataacatatataaaatatttttaaaaaacttataaatgtaaaatagttACAATATGTTACCCATCTTTTTCAACTTGCTCTTCTTCACCCAAATAATTTGTTACTGCTTGAAGTAAAGATTCTACTTCCTCATCAGACAAGCGTTCTTCGCTGTCTTCCACAATctgtaataatacattttaaatatataactttAATACATACATCACAttgattattatgtaattaactatataataccaattGTATTTCAAGAGGTGTTTTGGGACAGACATTTAAAAGAGTCAACTTTTCacattttgttaatttaaaGGATTCCACTGCTTTCAAGAAGTCTCTAATCTTCTCAGACGATTGTTTTTTACATGGAGTTTCTTCTAAATATCGTATAGTTTGATAAGTTATAGTTGCCAATTGATTTTGTTTCATCTTCTGttttttatttgcttttatattttgcaaaatgTCCAGAACTTCATAGTTGCTCAAGTAAGCTGCACACTCTTTCAGCCTGAAATAAGCTGTTATAAAATCTAGATACTCAAGTCTTGAACAAGTAAATGGTTTTCGAGATTAATTATAACGCAGAAACAGAAGTTTTACTTACACTTCCATGATGAATACGTAAATTGGGTTTATTAACCGCAATCTACTACGATTTCAATAAAAGATACATTACAGGTTATAGGTTAGATACTCACAGAAGTTAAAACTGTAtcgacattaaaaatatataacaaattatcagaaaattaaaaattgtaatgttcGATAACAACATTTACagcaaaaaatgtatatatagttACGTTTTCTATAcaataatagtatttaatttataaatccaACAATTCAAATAGCGCGCTGTCAACAATACAGATGGAGCACTGATGtaaatacaaaaagaatttaaatttcgcACCAAAACAACTCATTAATTTCCTTACGTAAATCATACAATAAATGAacttaagtaatattatatatataagtttgaataatttattaatacatatttaagtGAATTTCATAATATAATCAGAAAATGCATTTAATCCGTCAAAAATACACTGTCCGGTAGAAATTACGAAACGAAGattcgatgaatattttcatctgtataaaaccatattttaAAGAcagtatataaatctttattgtCTGAAATGTAGAAAGAAAATGGCACAACTACTTTTCATTTCTTAACATCCTATTAACATGTCATCGTATAGTTTTGAGATCGATTAAGAAGCCGATGAAATGTTCtacatatatattcattataatcaCATTTACAAAGTAGTACATATCTAAATGCGAGATGATAACATTGAACTATTTTCCTTCGCAAACGTACTTACGTATACACGGCAATGCTCTACAGTCCTCAGCTAACTGTagcaacattttaaattataccAAAATGCTAATGAAAcgtaattcatttaattattccatcctatctaattaaatatattctgtcGATAATTAAGatattatacaatcattttaacagttttatttcaatatacgaAATCTCCTGTAAGAATCCTATGGATTAGAACAGACATAGAATTCGATGTATCGTTTATTGCAGCACGTGACATATGATAGACAGTGTTAAACTTCAAGACCTCAGAAACAAGAAATTGTCATAAATGTTATTCACGATTGTCATAAATTAAAGCGGAAGCCTGTTTTCCTGAGCGCAtaaatttatggaaattttatGTTACGGGGCTCGGCTGCCGTGGTCACGTGCCTGTTGATGTTAACGCGACCTCTATCTGCGATCGTCTGACATTTTGCGACAGCGATTGTACGACACAGTGGATGCTCCATcgtgttttgtattttcaagTATACTCTGTTGTTGGTGTAGTGATACGGGTTGATGATTAATGTGAATTAACGAGGACGCACAAGATGTAGGCCGTTACAGTCTTTTCCACCGAAGGCATCGACAAAGAGGAAAAGGCACCACATGAGAAAGCACATCATACGGGCCGCGACTTTTCTTATAACGCGTATCGATCTTTCCGCAGGCGATGCATCTCCCTTACCAATCCTTCTATGTTTGTAAACTATTGACCTCCCTTGCCGAAGATCGGTGAAACATCCTCGATCGCCGAGTCATCAAGATCAAGAATGGAAATCGTCGGCGACTACGAGTACAACACAAAAGATCTGATAGGCCACGGCGCATTCGCTGTAGTCTTCAGAGGTAGACATCGTAAAGTGAGTCCTCTCAATCCGTTTCGATCACGACGAACGATCAccgataataaattttcaaaaaaatatctCGCGTCGGCCGATCGCAGCAATAATGTGTCCTTTATTTCTGTAGAAACCAAATTTCGTAGTGGCAATCAAAAGTATCACCAAAAAGAGTTTAGCAAAGTCACAGAATCTACTAGGAAAGGAGATCAAGATTCTGAAGGTACATTGACGCAGTATCCAATCTCTTCAAGCATGTTACGGTTTTAAATTTCACTTCTCATTCTTAATTTCAAGTACGAATGAATCCAGGCTTCCACTAGATACattgtttttattcaaattatgcgATAAACAAGTTGCTTCCGATTAACTTGCTGATAAGTTCGAATTGATGTGTGGCTACTAAAAGAATCTGTCGATCGAGCGTAATTCTTATTTCATCATCCATAAATTAACTATGTAAAAATCTTTGAGATTTAAATTATGCTCTTTTAATAAGAATTCATTGTTTTGTTGTTGACTAATACGTTACATTACAGGAATTAACAGAATTGCATCATGAAAATGTTGTTGCATTGTTGGACTGTAAggttagtgttatatatatatattttatcgaGCAGTcagtaaaattttttatttatttggaaaGATTATATAATGATGTTTGTGCTCTAATGTAATCACACATTTATTATTAGGAGTCTAATCATAATGTCTTCCTGGTTATGGAATATTGTAATGGTGGAGATTTAGCTGATTATTTAAGTGGTATGTGTAGCCAGGacaaatttgttattgaattattcaaacacaATAACACCAAAGTTTATctatgttcattttatttaaaatttattatatttatattagcgAAAGGCACCCTTTCCGAAGATACTATTAGAGTGTTTCTAAAGCAATTAGCAGGTGCAATGAAAGCACTTCATGCCAAAGGTGTAGTCCACAGGGATCTTAAGCCACAGAACATTTTGCTCAGTCATAATTGTGGTAAAGCATGTCCACAACCACATCAAATCACTTTAAAGATCGGTAAGAAATAATTGCATTCATTTACATTCAACTTACAGACATtatagttatttaaaatatatttttttatgttgcAGCGGATTTTGGTTTCGCTAGGTTTTTACAGGATGGTGTAATGGCTGCAACATTATGCGGCTCACCAATGTACATGGCACCAGAAGTGATAATGTCGCTTCAGTATGATGCGAAAGCGGATCTTTGGTCTTTAGGAACAATTGTCTTTCAGTGTCTAACTGGAAAAGCGCCATTTCAAGCTCATACACCTCAAGCTTTAAAATTGTTCTACGAAAAGAATGCCAACCTTGGACCCAAGTATGTTGTAATACATAcactacatttttatatatggaAAAAGCTTATGCTGTCTGTTTAATTAACAAGAAGCgtagaatttaaattaaattgtcaTTTTAGGATTCCACCTGGAACCTCGCCCGAATTGTCAGACCTTCTAATGGGTCTTCTAAGGCGTAACGCCAGGGATCGTATGCCTTTTGACGAATTTTTCGGACATCCTTTTCTCCAAGGTACCAGAGAAAATCCAAGTCCAGTTCCAGCAGAACTTCCAGCTTCACCAGGAACACTAGCGATCCCGGAAGGACCTGCGGCTGTTATAAGATCAGAACCAGAAACGACAAGTCCGTGTTCCAGTCCTGAAGATGACTTCGTAATTGTGCCAAGTGATCTCAGCAGTGACACAGACAATAATCCCAATACCCAACAAGTTAAGTATGTAATTcattttcactgaccgtgaaaTTTCTAAGATTGCATTGTCGACATCATTCCATTATTGGTTTAGCAGATATATCAAACAAACCAGCAGAGAAGCAGTGAGTCCACCGAGGCCTTGCTTCTTACCTATTTCGGAACCAATTCCTGTACCTTCTCAAAGAAGTATAGTACAACCATCATCCCCGTCTACCAACGTAAGATCCGGAAGCAGTGTTGTCCCACGTTCTCAACCAATCAGTATGAAACGTAGCGTGGATTCGCATAGGAGTCATGCTCCCGACATTGGCTCCCTTAGTCCGCCCAGTGTTCAATTTGTGATTGGTACACCACCGAGCAGAAGGTATGCGAATATTCCTAAAGAGTACTTCACTGATCTTAAACGGAGCACCATCTGAATGTGATTATTTCTAGGTTAAGCGAGACACCCCCGCCTCCAAACACATGGCAAGTTAGTCCAGTTGCGAGACACTCGCACACTTCCAGTGGAACGTCGCCGTTGAGGCGTTCAACTGGAAACAATAGCGCATCTTCGCCGTTATTAACGGGGCCGTTGGCAGTGCTAGGTTCTCCTACGTCCAGAGCGTTTCAGGACAACAACAACACGTTGAGGCATTCACCTGTTATTCCGTTTGGTACAAGGGCTGTCACTCTTCCCGAGATATCTGGTACGTAATTTTCATCACTTTCGCAATACAGATTTCTATTGACACAGGAATAATCGATTCTTCGTTGAACATTCAGAGGCAGGCAGTTTCCAGAACCTGTTACCAGAAATAAATCCCACGGCGAAAGATGATCGCCCGCTAACGTTCATCGCGCCCGAACTCCCGGAGGAAACACTGTTAGAACGAGAACACAACGAAATATTAGCGAAGTTAAACTTTGTTGTTGCTTTATGCGAATGCGTGTGTGAGGTGGCGAGGACAAGAGCGGGTCCCTTGGGCGCGCCTCTGGGCGGTATCGAGCAAGCGAGTAACGCGGCGACGAGGAGAAGAGCCGAGCAAGTAATCCTGCTCGTCAGAGCGCTCCAATGGCTCAGTTCCGGATTGAGCCTTGCGACGCAGCAACTGAAGGCTGGCAGATTACAACCGACCACCAGCGTTAAAGACGGTAAAACTTCACGTTATAATCTTACCTACGATCAGTTGTGTACTATAGATTCTATATTAAAATTCGAATGTGTTGCAGTGGTGAATACAATGAACGAAAAGTTTAGATCGTGCCTCGCAGAATGTAAACAGCTGAACAGTGCTGGACTTCTTCATCAAACGGGAGCTACAGCGGATAAAATTCTTTATAATCATGCCATACAGATggtaagtaataatattaatcgattGAAAATTGCGTGGACAAGTACGAATATTTATCTCTGCATTTCTGTGACAGTGTCAGTCGGCGGCATTGGACGAATTGTTTGGCAATCCCGCGGAGTGTTTCCAGCGGTATCATACAGCACAGATATTGCTACATTCTTTATCACAACATGTCAGTCATAGTCAAGATAGAGCTCTacttattaaatgtaatttattgttgTTTTACGCTTGTACCGATACCTCAAATCCGTGTTATAAGTGTTTAAAAGAAGAATGATTTCTTTCGTTCCAGACAAAGACGCCGTTGAGAAACGCTTGTACGTACTTCAAAAGCAAGGTTACATTTACGCAACGGATCCAACATAGCGCTTATGAAATACGGCAGCAGGAAGCAGCGACCCGCCCAAACCCGTACCGTATTCGATACCTCTCTTGTGTAAGATATTCTGCCCTATTCTGTATAAAAGATGTTAATTCATTGATCATACTACAAAGATGAGACATTgtagaaagaaaaaaagcaaaATTAAGATTTAAGCGTAATATAGTGAAGTTTGTTAGGTATCTAAGCAGAATAGGGTAGATTACCCCATGGAAGAGTACCAAAAAATGATTCTTAACAGTTTttctttatatgattttattaatgaCGCggataatgaattataattatatatgtaatatatatattatatagtgcgtgtataatatatatattataagatatatgatatatatatatacatatatatataaatacatattgtaaTGTACGTATGGTTGATTAACTAACCTTTATTtcatatcaaataataaaaatgtgtatacTAACAGCATTGTGCGTTCAATGCGAGGCACATTATCTTATTCAATAACGTTGATACagtaattataaagaaaaaaagaacagaaaaggTACGGACAATAGTTTTCAACAACAAGTGTCACTATACAGTGCTGTTTCGTGCTACAGATCCGTTGCTCGACATTACTTCTTCTTTCCATCTGTAACAGCTTCTACACTTGGTTTATTGTCTCTGTAAATCACACAGTTCAACGCTGTAGCGAGAGACGTCCAGGCGAAATAAGGAATTATCAAACAGCCGGCGAGTTTGTTCACTTGGTAGAACGAAACACCCACGGCTAAAGTGCTTCCCCACAATACTATAATGTCATACAAAGCCTAAAAGTTCGAGAGGTGTAAGTAATTAGAATTAAGGTCGAATTAGGAGAGAGTACACAGTTGTTGTTTCGGACATACCCATTTCACGTTTTGTAATCCAAAGAATATAGGAGTCCAAGCccaatttaataacaaattagtTCCATAAATAGAAAGCGGCAAAGCTGCCCTTTCAAAACCACCGCCGTCTCTCCATACTAAATACGACGAATAACCCATTGTACAATACAGGGTTGTCCATACTGGTCCAAAC
This portion of the Nomia melanderi isolate GNS246 chromosome 11, iyNomMela1, whole genome shotgun sequence genome encodes:
- the DENR gene encoding density-regulated protein, translating into MSAEEQSDLRLGPDPNVTYPIQVQYCGNCSLPIEYCEYYPEYEKCKQWLERNLPTEFEKVKLVEDNTTEAGGGEDEKKRQKRGGKGMLKTKKKEDVPKLVTVSRAPRGKKKSVTVVTGLSTFDIDLKVAAKFFGSKFACGSSVTGDDEIVIQGDVKDDLFEVIPEKWPQIDEDSIDDLGDQKR
- the crcp gene encoding CGRP receptor component; the protein is MEVLKECAAYLSNYEVLDILQNIKANKKQKMKQNQLATITYQTIRYLEETPCKKQSSEKIRDFLKAVESFKLTKCEKLTLLNVCPKTPLEIQLIVEDSEERLSDEEVESLLQAVTNYLGEEEQVEKDG
- the Atg1 gene encoding serine/threonine-protein kinase unc-51-like protein Atg1 isoform X3 — encoded protein: MEIVGDYEYNTKDLIGHGAFAVVFRGRHRKKPNFVVAIKSITKKSLAKSQNLLGKEIKILKESNHNVFLVMEYCNGGDLADYLSAKGTLSEDTIRVFLKQLAGAMKALHAKGVVHRDLKPQNILLSHNCGKACPQPHQITLKIADFGFARFLQDGVMAATLCGSPMYMAPEVIMSLQYDAKADLWSLGTIVFQCLTGKAPFQAHTPQALKLFYEKNANLGPKIPPGTSPELSDLLMGLLRRNARDRMPFDEFFGHPFLQGTRENPSPVPAELPASPGTLAIPEGPAAVIRSEPETTSPCSSPEDDFVIVPSDLSSDTDNNPNTQQVNRYIKQTSREAVSPPRPCFLPISEPIPVPSQRSIVQPSSPSTNVRSGSSVVPRSQPISMKRSVDSHRSHAPDIGSLSPPSVQFVIGTPPSRRLSETPPPPNTWQVSPVARHSHTSSGTSPLRRSTGNNSASSPLLTGPLAVLGSPTSRAFQDNNNTLRHSPVIPFGTRAVTLPEISEAGSFQNLLPEINPTAKDDRPLTFIAPELPEETLLEREHNEILAKLNFVVALCECVCEVARTRAGPLGAPLGGIEQASNAATRRRAEQVILLVRALQWLSSGLSLATQQLKAGRLQPTTSVKDVVNTMNEKFRSCLAECKQLNSAGLLHQTGATADKILYNHAIQMCQSAALDELFGNPAECFQRYHTAQILLHSLSQHVSHSQDRALLIKYKDAVEKRLYVLQKQGYIYATDPT
- the Atg1 gene encoding serine/threonine-protein kinase unc-51-like protein Atg1 isoform X1, translating into MEIVGDYEYNTKDLIGHGAFAVVFRGRHRKKPNFVVAIKSITKKSLAKSQNLLGKEIKILKELTELHHENVVALLDCKESNHNVFLVMEYCNGGDLADYLSAKGTLSEDTIRVFLKQLAGAMKALHAKGVVHRDLKPQNILLSHNCGKACPQPHQITLKIADFGFARFLQDGVMAATLCGSPMYMAPEVIMSLQYDAKADLWSLGTIVFQCLTGKAPFQAHTPQALKLFYEKNANLGPKIPPGTSPELSDLLMGLLRRNARDRMPFDEFFGHPFLQGTRENPSPVPAELPASPGTLAIPEGPAAVIRSEPETTSPCSSPEDDFVIVPSDLSSDTDNNPNTQQVNRYIKQTSREAVSPPRPCFLPISEPIPVPSQRSIVQPSSPSTNVRSGSSVVPRSQPISMKRSVDSHRSHAPDIGSLSPPSVQFVIGTPPSRRLSETPPPPNTWQVSPVARHSHTSSGTSPLRRSTGNNSASSPLLTGPLAVLGSPTSRAFQDNNNTLRHSPVIPFGTRAVTLPEISEAGSFQNLLPEINPTAKDDRPLTFIAPELPEETLLEREHNEILAKLNFVVALCECVCEVARTRAGPLGAPLGGIEQASNAATRRRAEQVILLVRALQWLSSGLSLATQQLKAGRLQPTTSVKDVVNTMNEKFRSCLAECKQLNSAGLLHQTGATADKILYNHAIQMCQSAALDELFGNPAECFQRYHTAQILLHSLSQHVSHSQDRALLIKYKDAVEKRLYVLQKQGYIYATDPT
- the Atg1 gene encoding serine/threonine-protein kinase unc-51-like protein Atg1 isoform X2, translating into MEIVGDYEYNTKDLIGHGAFAVVFRGRHRKKPNFVVAIKSITKKSLAKSQNLLGKEIKILKELTELHHENVVALLDCKESNHNVFLVMEYCNGGDLADYLSAKGTLSEDTIRVFLKQLAGAMKALHAKGVVHRDLKPQNILLSHNCGKACPQPHQITLKIADFGFARFLQDGVMAATLCGSPMYMAPEVIMSLQYDAKADLWSLGTIVFQCLTGKAPFQAHTPQALKLFYEKNANLGPKIPPGTSPELSDLLMGLLRRNARDRMPFDEFFGHPFLQGTRENPSPVPAELPASPGTLAIPEGPAAVIRSEPETTSPCSSPEDDFVIVPSDLSSDTDNNPNTQQVKYIKQTSREAVSPPRPCFLPISEPIPVPSQRSIVQPSSPSTNVRSGSSVVPRSQPISMKRSVDSHRSHAPDIGSLSPPSVQFVIGTPPSRRLSETPPPPNTWQVSPVARHSHTSSGTSPLRRSTGNNSASSPLLTGPLAVLGSPTSRAFQDNNNTLRHSPVIPFGTRAVTLPEISEAGSFQNLLPEINPTAKDDRPLTFIAPELPEETLLEREHNEILAKLNFVVALCECVCEVARTRAGPLGAPLGGIEQASNAATRRRAEQVILLVRALQWLSSGLSLATQQLKAGRLQPTTSVKDVVNTMNEKFRSCLAECKQLNSAGLLHQTGATADKILYNHAIQMCQSAALDELFGNPAECFQRYHTAQILLHSLSQHVSHSQDRALLIKYKDAVEKRLYVLQKQGYIYATDPT
- the Tspo gene encoding translocator protein yields the protein MPVMCRMSWPLVVGVIHPNIGGWAGAYFTKKSMQSWYQTLNKPCWTPPNWMFGPVWTTLYCTMGYSSYLVWRDGGGFERAALPLSIYGTNLLLNWAWTPIFFGLQNVKWALYDIIVLWGSTLAVGVSFYQVNKLAGCLIIPYFAWTSLATALNCVIYRDNKPSVEAVTDGKKK